In the genome of Rhodoferax fermentans, one region contains:
- the dapA gene encoding 4-hydroxy-tetrahydrodipicolinate synthase, which produces MTSFRGTYTVLITPFTADGLHVDVPALKRLVNWQIEQGIHGLIPLGSTGEFLSMTPDERQLVIETCIQTANKRVPVLIGTGAEWTDDCVRLSKEAQSMGADGVMIIPPYYSCPTEDELFTHYRKVGEAIDIPIMLYNNPATANVDLTPSIVARLSQIDNCSYIKESTLEVTRVRDIIDLCGDRMTVFAGILGYESFWLGAQGWVAVCSNLIPAMSAQLFELVADQKDMDKALALYKKMLPIVRWVGGHRYVAASKDALGMMGLPVGTPRPPRLPLPAADAAELRHELNKLGLLNSIA; this is translated from the coding sequence ATGACCTCTTTTCGTGGCACTTACACCGTCCTGATCACGCCCTTCACTGCGGATGGCCTGCATGTGGATGTCCCGGCTTTGAAGCGTCTGGTGAATTGGCAGATTGAGCAAGGCATCCATGGCCTGATTCCTCTGGGCAGCACCGGCGAGTTCCTGTCGATGACCCCCGATGAACGCCAGCTGGTGATTGAAACCTGCATCCAGACCGCCAACAAGCGGGTGCCAGTGCTCATTGGTACCGGCGCGGAATGGACCGACGACTGTGTGCGCCTCAGCAAGGAAGCCCAATCCATGGGTGCGGACGGGGTGATGATCATCCCGCCCTATTACTCTTGCCCGACCGAGGACGAGTTGTTCACCCACTACCGCAAGGTGGGTGAAGCCATCGACATCCCGATCATGCTCTACAACAACCCGGCCACCGCCAATGTCGACCTGACCCCCAGCATCGTGGCGCGGTTGTCGCAGATCGACAACTGCAGCTACATCAAGGAGTCCACCCTGGAGGTGACCCGGGTGCGCGACATCATCGACCTGTGTGGTGACCGCATGACGGTGTTTGCCGGCATTCTGGGTTACGAGTCATTCTGGCTGGGTGCCCAGGGTTGGGTGGCGGTGTGTTCCAACCTGATTCCTGCCATGTCAGCCCAGCTGTTTGAACTGGTGGCTGACCAAAAGGACATGGACAAAGCCTTGGCCTTGTACAAAAAGATGTTGCCGATCGTGCGCTGGGTTGGTGGTCACCGTTATGTGGCCGCCTCCAAAGATGCGCTAGGCATGATGGGTTTGCCGGTGGGTACACCCCGTCCTCCACGCCTGCCGCTGCCTGCCGCAGATGCGGCCGAGCTGCGCCATGAACTCAACAAGCTCGGTTTGTTGAATTCCATTGCCTGA
- a CDS encoding ABC transporter substrate-binding protein, with the protein MKFALAAVSITTAFFAAHAQAADCKYPVPDSALVKKGVLTMSVNPTLPPMQFVDQNGALKGMRVELGEEIAKRLCLKPEYVRIEFSAMVPGLQAGRWDMINTGIFYTEERAKLMQMVVYEDQAISISTAKGNPGKISKVEDLSGKTIGVELGGFEEKKTRELDKQLTDKGLKGMNIRTFDNFAMSFQSLRAGQVEVALSIDSTATEYQKRGDFERVLSGLFPTPVALALKNKPLADSVAKVLNDMRADGSFQKLFSSYGVKSADGAMVVKGPAN; encoded by the coding sequence ATGAAATTCGCACTTGCCGCTGTCTCCATCACCACCGCCTTCTTCGCCGCCCATGCACAGGCCGCAGACTGCAAATACCCCGTGCCGGACTCGGCCCTGGTGAAAAAAGGGGTGCTGACCATGTCGGTGAACCCGACCCTGCCACCCATGCAGTTTGTCGACCAGAACGGCGCCCTCAAAGGCATGCGTGTGGAACTCGGTGAAGAGATCGCCAAACGCCTGTGCCTCAAGCCAGAGTATGTGCGTATCGAGTTCTCAGCCATGGTGCCCGGGCTGCAGGCCGGCCGCTGGGACATGATCAACACTGGCATCTTCTACACCGAAGAACGCGCCAAACTGATGCAGATGGTGGTGTACGAAGACCAGGCCATCAGCATCTCCACCGCCAAGGGCAACCCGGGCAAGATCAGCAAGGTGGAAGACCTGTCGGGCAAAACCATTGGTGTGGAGCTCGGTGGGTTTGAAGAGAAAAAGACCCGCGAGCTGGACAAACAGCTCACCGACAAGGGGCTGAAGGGCATGAACATTCGCACCTTTGACAACTTTGCGATGTCGTTCCAGTCGCTGCGCGCCGGTCAGGTGGAAGTGGCCCTGTCGATCGACTCTACCGCGACCGAATACCAGAAACGGGGCGACTTTGAACGTGTGCTCTCCGGCCTGTTCCCGACACCGGTGGCACTGGCCCTCAAGAACAAACCGCTGGCTGACAGCGTGGCCAAGGTGCTCAACGACATGCGGGCCGATGGCAGCTTCCAGAAGCTGTTCAGCAGCTACGGTGTGAAGTCCGCTGATGGCGCCATGGTGGTCAAAGGTCCGGCCAATTAA